One segment of Tamlana crocina DNA contains the following:
- a CDS encoding FecR domain-containing protein, whose protein sequence is MNQKQKDHLIVKFIENDISHQELLDLKAWLNNANNKAYFDEYIRINYLINLKTPFNRESSLDEIKRQIANNTRVKKVRFIKYGAVAASIVLLVALTFIFNSNNSQAEESIIVNNQIKTGTDKAILTMETGEKVALAKGVSFQTQNATSNGEGIVYNNNSSQQLVYNYLTIPRGGKFFIELSDGTKVWLNSESKLKYPVSFIDGETREVELVYGEAYFDVSSSTNHNGSAFKVINEAQDVQVLGTEFNIKAYKDDDQILTTLAEGKIALHVKNDVKVLVPNEQANFNTLNETIEISKVDVYNEVSWKEGIFSFKDKPLKDIMTTLSRWYDFNVLFENKDMEKDLFGGVFSKDQNIKDILKMIENSDAAVRFEISEKTVTVK, encoded by the coding sequence ATGAATCAAAAGCAAAAAGACCATTTAATAGTTAAATTTATAGAGAATGATATTTCTCATCAGGAACTTTTAGATTTAAAAGCATGGTTAAATAATGCAAACAATAAAGCCTACTTTGATGAGTATATTAGAATTAATTACTTAATAAATTTAAAAACACCTTTTAACCGCGAGTCTTCCTTAGATGAAATTAAAAGGCAAATTGCAAATAATACCAGAGTTAAAAAGGTGCGCTTCATTAAATATGGCGCAGTCGCAGCGTCAATAGTACTTTTAGTAGCACTAACTTTTATTTTTAATAGTAATAATTCTCAAGCTGAAGAATCAATAATAGTAAACAATCAAATAAAAACAGGCACTGATAAGGCAATTTTAACTATGGAAACTGGAGAGAAAGTTGCTTTAGCTAAAGGCGTTTCTTTTCAAACTCAAAATGCCACTAGTAATGGTGAAGGCATTGTTTATAATAATAATTCCTCCCAGCAATTAGTATATAACTATTTAACCATTCCTCGAGGAGGGAAATTTTTTATTGAATTATCTGATGGCACTAAAGTTTGGTTAAATTCTGAATCTAAACTTAAATATCCTGTAAGTTTTATAGATGGAGAGACAAGAGAAGTCGAACTAGTTTATGGTGAAGCTTATTTTGATGTGTCATCTAGTACAAACCATAATGGTTCTGCTTTTAAAGTCATTAATGAAGCACAGGACGTTCAGGTTTTAGGAACCGAATTTAATATTAAAGCATATAAGGACGATGATCAAATTTTAACCACACTAGCAGAAGGTAAAATAGCATTACATGTAAAAAATGATGTTAAAGTGTTAGTGCCAAATGAGCAAGCAAATTTCAATACACTAAATGAAACCATAGAAATTTCAAAAGTTGATGTTTACAATGAAGTTTCTTGGAAAGAAGGCATCTTCAGTTTTAAAGATAAGCCTCTTAAAGATATTATGACTACCCTATCCCGGTGGTATGATTTTAATGTGCTGTTTGAAAATAAAGATATGGAAAAAGACCTCTTTGGTGGTGTTTTCTCAAAAGACCAGAATATTAAAGATATTTTAAAAATGATTGAAAACTCGGATGCTGCCGTACGCTTCGAAATATCAGAAAAAACAGTTACGGTAAAATAA